The genome window CATTTAAGTGCGCCCTTTTTAATTGCCCAAATCCATCCTAAAAGTAAAATAAATACAAATAAAAAAATTTCAATAAATCCGGTTAAATATAATTCCTTCACCTTAGTTGCCCAGGGAAATATGAATAAAACTTCAATTTCAAAAACTAAAAAAGTAATTACCAAAAGATAATATCTTACAGGATACCTGGACCAGGCTTCTCCTATTGGAATTTCACCTGATTCGTAGGGAATATTTTTTTCTGGCTCTTTATATTTAGGAGCAAGTATTTTAGG of candidate division WOR-3 bacterium contains these proteins:
- a CDS encoding NADH-quinone oxidoreductase subunit A, whose protein sequence is MSPYTGIITVLIISIILAILMVSLPKILAPKYKEPEKNIPYESGEIPIGEAWSRYPVRYYLLVITFLVFEIEVLFIFPWATKVKELYLTGFIEIFLFVFILLLGWIWAIKKGALKWE